Proteins encoded in a region of the Sebastes fasciatus isolate fSebFas1 chromosome 9, fSebFas1.pri, whole genome shotgun sequence genome:
- the slc25a16 gene encoding solute carrier family 25 member 16 — MTSEAAVSTSPAISSSSRSSSPAKKRDYHFLRSFAAGGVAGCCAKTTIAPLDRIKILLQAQNPHYKHLGVLATFRAVPQKEGFLGLYKGNGAMMVRIFPYGAIQFMAFDKYKKVLSKQIGISGHIHRLLAGSMAGMTAVICTYPLDVIRARLAFQVTGEHCYTGIANAFHTIYLKEGVKKGFYRGLTPTLIGMAPYAGFSFFTFGTLKSLGLKQFPEQLGRPSSDNPDVLILKTHVNLLCGGIAGAIAQTISYPLDVARRRMQLGTVLPDSDKCSSLKKTLTYVYTEYGIKKGLYRGLSLNYIRCIPSQAVAFTTYEFMKQTLHLN, encoded by the exons ATGACATCTGAGGCTGCTGTCTCCACATCTCCtgccatcagcagcagcagcagaagcagcagcccTGCCAAGAAGAGGGACTACCACTTTCTTCGCTCCTTTGCAGCTGGAG GTGTTGCAGGATGCTGCGCCAAGACTACCATTGCTCCTCTGGACAGAATCAAGATTCTTCTTCAAGCCCAGAACCCCCATTACAAACATCTAG GAGTGCTTGCCACTTTCAGAGCTGTGCCACAGAAAGAAGGCTTCCTTGGCTTGTACAAGGGTAACGGGGCGATGATGGTCAGGATATTTCCTTATGGAGCAATCCAGTTCATGGCCTTTGACAAATACAAGAAG GTGCTAAGTAAACAGATTGGGATCTCTGGACACATCCACCGCCTCCTGGCAGGTTCTATGGCTG ggatGACTGCGGTGATATGCACCTACCCTCTGGATGTGATCCGAGCCAGACTGGCCTTCCAGGTGACAGGAGAGCATTGCTACACTGGAATTGCCAATGCCTTCCACACCATCTACCTTAAG GAGGGGGTCAAAAAAGGCTTCTACAGGGGACTTACTCCAACTCTTATTGGGATGGCCCCTTATGCAG GTTTCTCATTTTTCACCTTTGGCACCCTGAAGAGCCTCGGCTTGAAACAGTTCCCAGAGCAGCTGGGACGCCCGTCCTCAGACAACCCCGATGTCCTCATCCTGAAAACCCACGTGAACCTGCTCTGCGGCGGGATCGCCGGTGCCATCGCTCAGACAATATC GTACCCCTTGGATGTGGCTAGGAGACGAATGCAGTTAGGAACCGTGCTTCCTGACTCTGATAAATGTTC ATCACTGAAAAAGACCCTGACGTACGTGTATACGGAGTACGGGATCAAGAAAGGATTGTACCGAGGCCTTTCTCTCAACTACATCCGCTGCATCCCCTCCCAGGCCGTGGCCTTTACCACCTATGAGTTCATGAAGCAGACCCTCCACCTGAACTAG